The following is a genomic window from Lysinibacillus sp. JNUCC-52.
TTATTTACAGGACAATAAAGCGTTATTGAAATATTTACAACAGTTACAGCAGGAGGGGGTAGCTTTTATTTTATCTTCTCCACAAGCTAACATTGAAAAAAGTCTAGATTATTTAGTGTTGAGAAAAATTTACCCTACCTACATTCTAGAGGATAGTGCGCTTTTTAGTGGGGTATTGCGACAACAAGACAATCATTTTTATATAACAGAAAGAGATGAGCAAAAAATTTATCCCTATACAATAGCAGCAATAAATGATGCGAGTGTATACCCACTGTATGCTGTGCAGCAGTCAATTCGTCATATGAATAAAGCGCCAGGTTCAACGATTGGAATTCAATATCCTAGTTATTTAGGGGCTCACCATGTGCAAGAGCTTGTTGAACTCTTAAACAAACAAGTAGAGCTAGAATGGCTTGATTTTAGAAAAACAGAACAGCTTGTTCAGACATCAAAGGTTTCAATAATGCAATCAGCAAATGGAGAGCAAAAAATTCAGCTTTCTTTTACCAAACTGGATCGCTTAAAAAAGATGTTTGATGAGCGGCCATTTGAAGTAGTTTTATGGCTGTTAGTAATCATTGTATCGTTATTTGTTATTGTATTTTTTATGAATACATTGCGACTACGTATAACACTACGAAAGCGATTATTTGAGGAGAGGAAAAGTAATGGCTGATATTTTGTTTTATATTTCATTGTTTCTCATATGGATTATGTTGTTATACCATATGTTTTTAATGCAAGGGGGCTATTTGCATTTTCGATCTTATGAAAAGGTAATCGATGAATGGTCAAAGAAAATGATAGATGTTCCAACAGTGAGCGTCTTCATTCCTGCACATAATGAAGAGGTTGTTATTGAACAAACTTTACGTGCCATGTCCCGATTGTTTTATCCGAAAGATAAGTTAGAAGTAATTGTCATTAACGATAATTCATCGGATAGAACAGGAGAGATTGCAAAAAAGTTTACAGAAAAATACCCATTTATACGAGTAATTGAAACAGTAGAACCTTATAAAGGGAAGGGGAAATCTTCAGCATTAAATGCTGCATTAGCCGATTCCACTGGGGAAGTAGTTATTGTCTATGATGCAGACAATACACCAGAGCGTATGGCAGTTTGGTATTTAGTCATGGGGCTTGTCAATGACCCGAAAGCTGCAGCTACTGTAGGGAAATTTCGTGTGGTAAATGCGACGGAAACATGGTTAACACGATTTATTAATATTGAAACAATATGTTTTCAGTGGATGGCACAAGGTGGTCGTTGGAAGTGGTTTAACATTGCAACGATTCCAGGCACAAATTTCGCCATTCGCCGTAGTATTTTAGAGCAATTAGGTGGATGGGATGTAAAGGCGTTAGCGGAAGATACTGAATTAACGATTCGTGTCTATAATTTAGGCTACCATATCCGCTTTTTCCCTAAGGCTATTACGTGGGAACAAGAGCCAGAGACGTTGAAAGTATGGTGGAAACAACGAACACGCTGGGCAAGAGGAAACCAGTATGTAGTGCTAAAGTTTTTAAGCCAATTTTTTACCTTAAAAAGAAAAAGTATTATTTTTGATTTGTTTTATTTCTTTTTTACTTACTTTTTATTTTTCTTCGGCGTTATTTTGTCCAACATTTTATTTATCACCAATCTTTTTTACGATATTGGGCTAACAGTTGGAGATATTGCTATTGTCTTATGGGTATTGGCTTTCTTGTTATTTTTAGGTGAAGTGATGATTACCTTAAGTATTGAAAAAACAGAAATGAATCGTAAAAATTTTTTCTATGTCATTTTAATGTATTTTACATATTCACAAATGTGGATTGTATTAGTTATTTGGTCGCTATTTTTAGAGATCAAAAGAGTTTTTACTGGTCAAGAAGTGCAGTGGTATAAAACTGAGCGCTTTGCAAAGAAAACAAAATAAGGAGAACAATAATGAGAGTCTTACTTTATATTTTAACAATCTTAATCAGTTTGCCGTTCCTAGCTACGCATGCCCTAGCTGCACCAATCACAGTAGAAAAACAAACAATAGCTATTGAGGCAAACAGCTTAGCAAAAAAACCATTGTTGTCTCAGGCAATTGAATTACAAGGGCCTTCCTCTTCAAGAGATTTCTATTACACGCTCAGTCAAGATATAGAGGCAAAGGGACAAACAGTTTCATTTCAAATACAGCAGTCAGAGCTGTTAATAGCTCCATCCTCTTTTACGATAAAAGTGGACGATATTGCAATTAAATCGATTGCCTTAACATCAGATTTATTGAAGCAAACGGTAACTGTTACTTTACCCGAAAGTGCTTTAGTGAAAGGGACGCATAAAATAACAGCTAGCTTTTATGGTGTGTTAAAAGAAGGTGTCTGTGTAGCTCCAGGGAATGAGGGCAATTGGTTACGTATCGATATTTTATCGTCCATTTCCTCTTTTAATGATAGTGAACAATGGTCATTGA
Proteins encoded in this region:
- a CDS encoding glycosyltransferase family 2 protein, whose protein sequence is MADILFYISLFLIWIMLLYHMFLMQGGYLHFRSYEKVIDEWSKKMIDVPTVSVFIPAHNEEVVIEQTLRAMSRLFYPKDKLEVIVINDNSSDRTGEIAKKFTEKYPFIRVIETVEPYKGKGKSSALNAALADSTGEVVIVYDADNTPERMAVWYLVMGLVNDPKAAATVGKFRVVNATETWLTRFINIETICFQWMAQGGRWKWFNIATIPGTNFAIRRSILEQLGGWDVKALAEDTELTIRVYNLGYHIRFFPKAITWEQEPETLKVWWKQRTRWARGNQYVVLKFLSQFFTLKRKSIIFDLFYFFFTYFLFFFGVILSNILFITNLFYDIGLTVGDIAIVLWVLAFLLFLGEVMITLSIEKTEMNRKNFFYVILMYFTYSQMWIVLVIWSLFLEIKRVFTGQEVQWYKTERFAKKTK